In the genome of Streptomyces pactum, one region contains:
- the bldG gene encoding anti-sigma factor antagonist BldG → MDLSLSTETVGDRTVVRVGGEIDVYTAPKLREQLVELVNDGSYHLVVDMEGVDFLDSTGLGVLVGGLKRVRAHEGSLRLVCNQERILKIFRITGLTKVFPIHTSVEDAVQATD, encoded by the coding sequence GTGGACCTGTCCCTGTCGACCGAGACCGTTGGCGACCGCACGGTGGTGAGGGTCGGTGGCGAGATTGATGTGTACACCGCGCCCAAGCTGCGCGAGCAGCTGGTCGAGCTTGTCAACGACGGGAGCTACCACCTGGTTGTGGACATGGAGGGCGTGGACTTCCTCGACTCCACCGGGCTCGGCGTGCTCGTCGGTGGCCTGAAGCGTGTCCGGGCCCACGAGGGCTCCCTGCGCCTGGTCTGCAACCAGGAGCGCATTCTCAAGATTTTCCGTATCACCGGTCTGACCAAGGTGTTCCCGATCCACACCTCGGTCGAGGACGCCGTCCAGGCGACCGACTGA
- a CDS encoding TadE family type IV pilus minor pilin, translated as MSGAGPPARWWPGGPRGDLRRDGGFVTAEAAVAAPVLVLFAAMLIWGVMAASDQLRCVDAARAGARAAARAESPEAVRAAVRSAAPDGAEVRIRREGELVRVRVEAATAGPGALSIRLHGEAVALAEDLTGKTGADAAVAVNPRPGVRSGAGHP; from the coding sequence TTGTCGGGTGCCGGTCCGCCGGCCCGGTGGTGGCCGGGCGGGCCGCGGGGTGACCTCCGCCGCGACGGCGGGTTCGTCACGGCGGAGGCGGCGGTGGCCGCACCGGTGCTGGTGCTCTTCGCCGCGATGCTGATCTGGGGGGTGATGGCGGCCTCCGACCAGTTGCGCTGCGTGGACGCGGCCAGGGCCGGGGCGCGTGCCGCCGCCCGCGCGGAATCACCGGAGGCGGTCCGGGCCGCCGTCCGCTCCGCCGCTCCGGACGGAGCCGAGGTGAGGATCCGACGCGAGGGTGAACTGGTCCGGGTACGGGTCGAGGCGGCCACCGCCGGGCCGGGGGCCCTGTCCATCCGGCTGCACGGCGAAGCGGTCGCCCTCGCCGAGGACCTGACGGGGAAGACCGGAGCGGACGCGGCGGTGGCGGTGAACCCCCGGCCCGGTGTGCGCAGCGGTGCGGGGCACCCATGA
- a CDS encoding type II secretion system F family protein has protein sequence MSAEVIHSLGMTSGVGAAVLGVGAALTRARRVRTARRRLTMIVQLVGPGDRRRPTARRRRWPGTSRPAEVGLRLAPVAVVPAGVLLVGGIAGLLVGIGGAVALSRWLRRRRERAADEAAAEPGPVPQLPLAADLLAACLAAGAAPGEAAEAVGRSLPGRIGGRLTGVAAELRLGGEPGRAWGRLAALPGAGRLAVCLERAGTTGVPAVEAVAGIAADCRAERNRAAGVRAGRAQVLTTLPLGLCFLPAFLLTGVVPMVIGLGTA, from the coding sequence ATGAGCGCGGAAGTTATCCACAGCCTGGGGATGACTTCGGGGGTCGGGGCCGCCGTGCTGGGCGTGGGCGCGGCACTCACCCGGGCGCGGCGCGTCCGGACCGCCCGGCGCCGCCTCACCATGATCGTCCAACTCGTGGGGCCCGGCGACCGTCGCAGGCCGACCGCACGGCGCCGTCGGTGGCCCGGCACGTCACGGCCGGCCGAGGTGGGTCTCCGGCTCGCCCCGGTGGCGGTGGTGCCCGCCGGAGTCCTTCTGGTCGGTGGCATCGCCGGTCTGCTCGTGGGCATCGGCGGGGCGGTCGCCCTGAGCCGGTGGCTGCGGCGGCGCCGGGAGCGGGCGGCGGACGAGGCGGCGGCAGAACCCGGCCCGGTTCCGCAGCTGCCCCTCGCCGCGGACCTGCTCGCCGCCTGCCTGGCGGCCGGCGCCGCACCGGGGGAGGCGGCGGAGGCGGTCGGCAGGTCGCTGCCCGGACGGATCGGTGGACGGCTCACCGGAGTGGCGGCGGAGCTGCGGCTCGGTGGCGAACCGGGCCGGGCATGGGGGCGGCTGGCCGCCCTCCCTGGTGCGGGCCGGCTGGCGGTCTGCCTGGAGAGGGCGGGCACGACCGGCGTCCCGGCCGTCGAAGCCGTCGCCGGGATCGCGGCCGACTGCCGTGCCGAGCGCAACAGAGCCGCCGGGGTACGGGCCGGACGCGCCCAGGTGCTGACCACCCTTCCCCTGGGCCTGTGCTTCCTCCCGGCGTTCCTGCTCACCGGTGTGGTGCCGATGGTCATCGGCCTCGGTACGGCATGA
- a CDS encoding DEAD/DEAH box helicase: MAFNHLPAGAHDALSPLSVTPVTHSVSMAHNQLPPPAGIRPSPRTVLGRITRGAERAARITHTEHLPPRVGSHAEWPDRIRPEVIAAIRTAGVARPWAHQARTAERAMNGESVVVATGTASGKSLAYLAPVLSALLDGAATGPDGGARARGAARAGRGATALYLAPTKALAADQCRSVRRLAGPLGGAVRAAVYDGDTPVEERDWVREHANYVLTNPDMLHRGILPGHARWSSFLRSLRFVVIDECHTYRGVFGSHVAQVLRRLRRVCARYGASPVFLLASATAADPGVAATRLTGLPVGEITEDASPRGEVVFALWEPPLTDLHGEQGAPVRRTATAESADLLTDLAVQGVRTITFVRSRRGAELIALIAQEHLAAVDRSLPSRVAAYRGGYLPEERRALERALHSGELLGLAATSALELGMDIAGLDAVVITGYPGTRASLWQQAGRAGRAGQGALAILVARDDPLDTYLVHHPEALFRRPVESTVLDPDNPYVLAPHLCAAAAELPLTEADLELFGPAAAELMPQLEQRRLLRRRATGWHWTRRERAADLTDIRGTGGRPVQVVEEATGRLLGTVDAAAAHTTVHDGAVHLHQGRSYLVRRLDLEDAVALVEAADPPYSTTARDTTSISILETTAEVPWGDARLCFGSVEVTNQVVSFLRRKLITGEVLGESRLDLPPRTLRTRAVWWTVTEDQLGDARVLPEALGGALHAAEHASIGMLPLFATCDRWDIGGVSVPLHPDTLLPTVFVYDGHPGGAGFAERAFHTAARWLTATREAIASCECESGCPSCIQSPKCGNGNEPLDKKAAIRLLGTLLSGAPPAPDDTPPASDGAVSTG, from the coding sequence ATGGCATTCAATCACTTACCTGCAGGCGCGCACGACGCCTTGAGCCCATTGTCCGTCACTCCAGTGACACACTCGGTGTCAATGGCCCACAACCAGCTCCCGCCTCCGGCGGGCATACGCCCCTCACCCCGGACCGTACTCGGGCGGATCACCCGCGGGGCGGAAAGGGCTGCACGCATCACTCATACGGAGCACTTGCCCCCGCGCGTCGGAAGCCATGCCGAGTGGCCTGATCGGATCCGGCCGGAAGTGATCGCCGCCATTCGGACGGCCGGTGTGGCGCGTCCCTGGGCGCACCAGGCCCGTACCGCCGAACGGGCGATGAACGGCGAGTCGGTGGTCGTCGCCACCGGCACCGCGTCCGGCAAGTCGCTCGCCTACCTGGCCCCGGTCCTCAGCGCGTTGCTGGACGGCGCCGCGACCGGCCCGGACGGTGGCGCCCGTGCCAGGGGGGCCGCCCGGGCCGGACGGGGCGCGACCGCGCTGTACCTCGCCCCCACCAAGGCCCTCGCCGCCGACCAGTGCCGCAGCGTGCGCCGGCTGGCCGGTCCGCTCGGCGGCGCCGTACGGGCGGCGGTCTACGACGGCGACACCCCGGTCGAGGAGCGCGACTGGGTCCGCGAGCACGCCAACTACGTCCTCACCAACCCGGACATGCTGCACCGCGGCATTCTGCCCGGACATGCCCGCTGGTCCTCCTTCCTCCGCTCGCTGCGCTTCGTGGTGATCGACGAGTGCCACACCTACCGCGGCGTCTTCGGGTCACATGTGGCGCAGGTGCTGCGGCGGCTGCGCCGGGTCTGCGCCCGCTACGGCGCCTCCCCGGTGTTCCTCCTCGCCTCCGCGACCGCGGCCGACCCCGGCGTGGCGGCGACCCGGCTGACCGGCCTGCCGGTCGGCGAGATCACCGAGGACGCCTCCCCCCGTGGCGAGGTGGTCTTCGCGCTGTGGGAGCCGCCGCTGACCGACCTGCACGGCGAGCAGGGCGCCCCGGTACGCCGCACCGCCACCGCCGAGTCGGCCGACCTCCTCACCGACCTGGCCGTGCAGGGCGTCCGGACGATCACCTTCGTACGGTCCCGGCGCGGCGCCGAGCTGATCGCGCTGATCGCCCAGGAACACCTGGCGGCGGTGGACCGCTCCCTCCCCTCCCGGGTGGCGGCGTACCGGGGCGGTTACCTGCCCGAGGAACGGCGGGCCCTGGAACGCGCCCTGCACTCCGGCGAACTCCTCGGTCTGGCCGCCACCAGCGCACTGGAACTGGGCATGGACATCGCCGGCCTCGATGCCGTCGTCATCACCGGCTACCCGGGAACCCGTGCCTCCCTGTGGCAGCAGGCCGGACGCGCCGGACGCGCCGGCCAGGGCGCGCTGGCGATCCTGGTGGCCCGGGACGACCCGCTGGACACCTACCTCGTCCACCATCCGGAGGCGCTGTTCCGGCGGCCCGTCGAATCGACCGTCCTGGATCCGGACAACCCCTACGTCCTCGCGCCGCACCTGTGTGCCGCGGCCGCGGAACTCCCGCTGACCGAGGCGGACCTGGAACTCTTCGGCCCGGCCGCGGCGGAGCTGATGCCCCAGCTGGAGCAGCGCAGACTGCTGCGCAGGCGCGCCACGGGCTGGCACTGGACGCGCAGGGAACGCGCCGCCGACCTCACCGACATCCGGGGGACCGGCGGGCGGCCCGTCCAGGTGGTGGAGGAGGCCACCGGGCGCCTGCTGGGCACGGTGGACGCCGCCGCCGCGCACACCACCGTCCACGACGGTGCCGTCCATCTGCACCAGGGCCGCAGCTACCTGGTGCGGCGACTGGACCTGGAGGACGCGGTCGCCCTGGTCGAGGCAGCGGATCCGCCGTACTCCACCACCGCCCGGGACACCACGTCGATCTCCATCCTGGAGACGACCGCCGAGGTGCCGTGGGGCGACGCCCGGCTGTGCTTCGGTTCGGTCGAGGTCACCAATCAGGTCGTCTCCTTCCTCCGTCGCAAACTGATCACGGGTGAGGTGCTGGGGGAGTCCCGCCTCGACCTGCCACCCCGCACCCTGCGGACGCGCGCGGTGTGGTGGACGGTGACCGAGGACCAGCTGGGCGACGCGCGGGTCCTGCCGGAAGCCCTGGGCGGGGCCCTGCACGCCGCCGAACACGCCTCCATCGGGATGCTGCCCCTCTTCGCCACCTGCGACCGCTGGGACATCGGTGGTGTCTCCGTCCCGCTGCACCCGGACACGCTGCTGCCCACCGTCTTCGTCTACGACGGTCACCCCGGCGGTGCGGGGTTCGCCGAGCGCGCCTTCCACACCGCCGCCCGTTGGCTGACCGCGACCCGGGAGGCCATCGCCTCCTGTGAGTGCGAGTCCGGCTGCCCGTCCTGCATCCAGTCACCCAAATGCGGCAACGGCAACGAGCCGCTGGACAAGAAGGCGGCCATCCGGCTGCTCGGCACACTGCTGTCGGGCGCCCCACCGGCCCCGGACGACACCCCGCCGGCCTCTGATGGCGCGGTGTCGACCGGCTGA
- a CDS encoding ATP-binding protein, which yields MATVELRFSALPEHVRTARLVAAAVARRAGVDEAVLDELRLAVGEACSRAVGLHRSSGITAPVSVVLTEEEKKFSIEVGDAAPRGTGSGADTPAADDGSAEGDDQMGLAVISGLVDDVEVSTGEEGGVIRMSWPTTPAPTLP from the coding sequence ATGGCCACCGTCGAACTGCGCTTCAGTGCACTGCCCGAACACGTACGGACGGCCCGGCTCGTCGCGGCGGCCGTGGCCCGCCGGGCGGGGGTGGACGAGGCGGTGCTCGACGAACTCCGCCTCGCGGTGGGTGAGGCATGCAGCCGTGCCGTCGGACTCCACCGGAGCAGCGGCATCACCGCGCCGGTGAGTGTGGTGCTGACCGAGGAGGAGAAGAAGTTCTCCATCGAGGTGGGTGACGCGGCGCCGCGCGGCACCGGCTCCGGGGCCGACACGCCGGCCGCGGACGACGGTTCGGCCGAGGGCGACGACCAGATGGGCCTGGCGGTCATCAGCGGCCTGGTGGACGACGTCGAGGTGTCCACCGGCGAGGAGGGCGGCGTCATCCGGATGAGCTGGCCCACCACGCCGGCGCCGACCCTGCCCTGA
- a CDS encoding type II secretion system F family protein, which produces MSGTAGAPGPLPLCTAVLCAAAALWSVAGEQRRLRRAHLLLAGGGTLASGRAEYRRRATRVFATVSRRWRAGHGRRLGREVLCLPAGGALALLTASVIPLVAALAAVVPAGRWLRARERRGERERRTVGVIELCGAVAGELRAGRQPGEALLAVRADELGDGWPLVTAAARFGGDVPEALRRAAATPGAEGLTGVAACWQVAVDGGAGLATGLDRVGAALRAEHEQREQLHAQLAGQRATAWVLAVLPVFVLLIGTLLGADPLGVLLHTPAGIACLVAGGLLEWAGLAWTGRLIRSAADRETPGGRP; this is translated from the coding sequence GTGAGCGGCACCGCCGGGGCCCCCGGGCCGCTGCCGCTGTGCACAGCGGTGCTCTGCGCCGCCGCCGCGCTGTGGTCCGTCGCGGGGGAGCAGCGCCGGTTGCGCCGGGCCCACCTGCTGCTGGCCGGCGGCGGCACCCTCGCGTCCGGCCGTGCCGAGTACCGCCGGCGGGCCACGAGGGTGTTCGCCACGGTGAGCCGCCGCTGGCGGGCGGGGCACGGCCGCCGGCTCGGCCGGGAGGTGCTGTGTCTGCCGGCCGGCGGGGCCCTGGCCCTGCTCACCGCGTCGGTGATCCCGTTGGTGGCGGCACTGGCCGCCGTGGTTCCGGCGGGCCGGTGGTTACGGGCCCGGGAGCGGCGCGGCGAGCGGGAGCGGCGGACCGTCGGGGTGATCGAGCTGTGCGGTGCCGTGGCGGGTGAGCTGCGGGCGGGCCGGCAGCCGGGCGAGGCACTGCTCGCCGTTCGAGCCGACGAGCTGGGTGACGGCTGGCCCCTGGTGACCGCCGCGGCGCGGTTCGGCGGGGATGTCCCCGAAGCCCTGCGGCGTGCGGCGGCCACGCCCGGCGCGGAGGGGCTGACCGGTGTCGCCGCCTGCTGGCAGGTCGCGGTGGACGGCGGCGCCGGGCTCGCCACCGGGCTCGACCGGGTGGGCGCGGCGCTCCGGGCCGAACACGAACAGCGGGAGCAACTGCACGCCCAGCTGGCGGGGCAACGCGCGACCGCGTGGGTGCTGGCCGTGCTGCCCGTCTTCGTCCTGCTGATCGGCACCCTGCTGGGCGCCGACCCGCTGGGAGTTCTGCTCCACACCCCGGCCGGGATCGCCTGCCTGGTGGCGGGCGGGCTCCTGGAATGGGCCGGGCTGGCCTGGACCGGCCGTTTGATCCGCTCGGCGGCCGATCGGGAGACGCCGGGAGGGCGTCCATGA
- a CDS encoding DUF4244 domain-containing protein, producing MMVRKRFTAWCTGRYAAVREALRTRAQAGMTTAEYAVGTVAACAFAMVLYKLVESEPIRNALRSVIVRALDAQF from the coding sequence ATGATGGTCAGGAAAAGGTTCACGGCATGGTGCACCGGACGGTACGCCGCGGTGCGGGAGGCTCTGCGGACCCGTGCCCAGGCCGGAATGACCACGGCCGAATACGCGGTCGGGACGGTCGCGGCCTGCGCCTTCGCCATGGTGCTCTACAAGCTGGTGGAGAGCGAACCGATCCGCAACGCACTGCGATCGGTGATCGTGCGAGCGCTCGATGCGCAGTTCTGA